AAGACCTATTATTATTGTTAGTATTAGCATTAGcgttattattatattgtttattattgttattCCTGTATGTGAAATTCTTGTTATTATTGaagctattatttttattagtaccACTATAAGCAAACTCAGGTGCCAAAGTGTCAGCTGTACGCCTGGGTGGTTCACGAAAGTCAGCAAGACGTGCCTGAATACTTTCGTAATTACGACAATGATTACGCAATGTATTTATGTCAGTAATCGCAGACGCTGACGCCAAGGTACTGGCATAGCAAGGCCTGATGTTATGGAGAAGGATCTCCAACTTTTCGTCCTCCGGCAATGGCTTAGAGAGACGCGAGAATAAACCAGCCATGATTGATAAGTATACGGTAATGTTCTCGGATTCACCCTGCGTACGTGACCGAATCTCATTACCGAGCCTATAATCATAGTCCTTCTGACCAAAATCTTGCTTGAGCAATGTGGAGAGCTCAACCCAGGTGGACACTTGACCCTTAATATTACGGTACCAATGAAGTGCATCACCAGTAAAAATCTCTGTCGCATACGACAAAAGCTTCGAATCCGAAATCGACCTAGCTTCACAAAATTCCGTTATACGTTCCACGAAGGCACGGACGCAAGACTTGCCATCGAACTTGATCTTACAAAGCTCGTTATGACTACCGCGGTCGCAAGTGACGTTAACATTTATCGGTGCCGTGCTAACTACATGCTCTGCGCTCGGAGCTGGCAAGACGGTCGCGGAAGCAGTGTCCTTCATAGAATTAAACCTAGCTGTCAGAGTTCGAAACTCCTGGTCACAAACATCAAACATGGGCTGTGTCGATTCATCGCAAACAATACGATTAAGACGATGATGCAAGTGATGCAAAAGGTTTTGTGTGCGAAGCAAAACGTTCCTATCAGGTCGTGAATCTAAGTTCGACTGAACCTTCGCGAGGGCATCACTAACACCTCTTAAATCGGCAGCGACAGTGAAATTACTTTCTAAAATATCCTCGGAAGGAAACAAAGGCCCTAACTTCGCAATCTGTTTCCGCAAGTCCTGGACTGTAGAACCGGGTGTCTCACCACGAATGCTAACCTCATACTCTAATTCTGGCTTTTGTAAAGACAAGAATTTCACGGGAAACTCCATTTtcaatgaaatttaaaataaaataataataataacgtgcacaaaaaaaaattggcaaccGTGGAAAGTGTTGAACGTTTGTACCTAATTAACACTACTCCGCCTGTTACAATGTTAACTAAGTAACGTTTTGGTTggctaaattaaaaaataaaaaatcaagcaaaatcaaaaaaataaaatagacagtcacaaaaataaaaagaaaagaaGCATTAAAATATTGCAACTAATGTGTACCACaaacatacaatttaaaatattgcaccataaaaaaaaatattcataaaatattcGACCGACTGTACTAGTCTACACTACAATAGTACAGGGTGatgataaaattacaataaataatgtcattcaaaataaaattattattaaaattacaattccacaataaataaataattacaattattattattaattaggtACACCTTAGTTACTTGCaaccaaaaaataaaaaacgtttcacaaaaaaaacaacaaacacACAAATTCTGCGGGGCAAATTTAGACCTTAAGACCACGTTTCAGGCGCCAATGTAACGTCTAGGACTGGTAGGGCATAAATAAAAATTCTACCAGAacgttaacaaaaataatttatttaaaaaaaactaaaatttggAATAGGGTCGTGGGTGGTCAAGGCCCGGTCTATAATTTGCCACCGCGGAGCGGTACTGCCCTGGCTGGTGGTTATGACGGTGGTCCGCAGCAGGTGTGGGGGCCAGCGCTGAAGAGGAGCAGGGGCGACGGCGGGCGAACGACTCAGGCTCCAACCCAGCCGTCTGGATGTTGTGTGTGTGGATGCTGGTGACGGTGTGACACGTCGGCTGAACggtcttcttttttaaaaataacggcGCACCCTGTAAATTTCCACGCATAGTCTTAGTGATGAGACCTTGTTCTTGCTCGCTCTGATAGGTGAACACCCtgtgacgatgatgatgatgaaggtgaGACCAAGAATAAGCCGGTGCACCAGCAGCATAAGTGCATAAGCAGATAGCGTGTTTGTGTTCACAAATCAGAGCGGAGTTACAAGCACAGCAAGGAAAAGCACAGAAGTAAGGAAGAAAGAACAAAGAAAGTGACTAAATTAAGAAGGAGGTACGCACACATACTTATTCGTACCCGCCATTACATTACTTAGCACTAACAGAACAAAGGAAATTGCAAAGTCATTCCCTCTAAAAGCGTTTAGCATAAAATGGGAatgaataatttaaattaagcaTTTAACACagttaacaaaatataattacaaGTGAGCTCACATTAGGATTAAAATTACactatgtactattttttaaaataacgtTCAACACTTTGCACTTACCAGTACGTGGGTGCGGGAACTCGTTATTTCGCGATTACGTCGccgaatatatttaaattaaataaatttgcaGGTGTCCGCGCCCaccagaaaataattaaaattataatttgtacAGCGCGCGAGACGACACGGGCTGGCCCGTGTGCGCGACGGTACGTACGTGCGTAACGTTTGGCGGCTGGCGCGGACTGATGACTGGGCGGCGCGGCGGGGCAGCGCTCGCGCCAGTTCCAGATTATTCCGTGACGTCAGCTCAGACCGGTCGTAGTACAGTTGATACGAATAGCGCATGGACGGTCGGATTAACCTTGCGATGTCTATTACAGAGgttttttaaaacataattattttattttattcttagtcGTACTTTAAAATAGAAAAGTAGAATAagataattaatgtaaatataaaattgattgttaaatttgtaaaaataaatagttagttgattaaaataaataataaaaataataattgattaaaataattcatgcaactataattaaaattaatttataaattagttattttattaaaatttgtataattaaaattgtaaaaataataaaattaaagcttataattaaaacatgtaCGTGCAACGTTACAATAACCTTAAACGTAGTCTTCTGGAGTCtgtcaaaaatttaaaacaacttACTCGTATATCATATCaagctatattatattatatcaagCTCACATGCAATGTAGTAACGCTCTTACTGGCAGTCATACAGTACAACAGTCTTAAATCTAAAACTTTATTCCTGTAAGGAATGAGAAACTGTAGCCAAGGGATGATTATTTAATCCCCGTTGCAATCTCTATGCAAGACAATATGAAAACCTCAAAGGATTCGTTCGCTTTTCAGAAATTGCCTTACTTCGTGAATGTCTTTGGGTTCAGATGCGGGAAGAATGTATGCGGTATATCTGCAAAAGCACGGGAAATATTACAATAAAAACGTGAATATTTAGCCATTCGTTTTTAAGGACcattaagtaataaataaataaataataaatataaatattataaggacattcttacacagattgactgaggcccactgtaagctcaataaggcttgtgttgtgagtactcagcagacaacgatatatataatatataaatacttatattaccttcccgaataaaggttgagggaggcgatggctgagatacgcgtcatactcgtgaacgggtgccgtctgtgaagaccggtctgtttaagcttactggggctgttataacttagtaactttaattctaatttttattaaattaagacactttgttcggttgtcgtttgtttcctttcttttagtgaatattttaaatatatgattttgactcatggagaccatatacatctctaaggagaattagattaagtagatatacattttatttttagttgtgacatttagagtcatttgcacctctaaagtaattttagactttttttttgtatttgtactttttatattaaaatttagtgtagttcttggttgtaattcgacatttagagaccttctacatctctaattaattgtatagagtt
This is a stretch of genomic DNA from Leguminivora glycinivorella isolate SPB_JAAS2020 chromosome 20, LegGlyc_1.1, whole genome shotgun sequence. It encodes these proteins:
- the LOC125237223 gene encoding uncharacterized protein LOC125237223; translation: MEFPVKFLSLQKPELEYEVSIRGETPGSTVQDLRKQIAKLGPLFPSEDILESNFTVAADLRGVSDALAKVQSNLDSRPDRNVLLRTQNLLHHLHHRLNRIVCDESTQPMFDVCDQEFRTLTARFNSMKDTASATVLPAPSAEHVVSTAPINVNVTCDRGSHNELCKIKFDGKSCVRAFVERITEFCEARSISDSKLLSYATEIFTGDALHWYRNIKGQVSTWVELSTLLKQDFGQKDYDYRLGNEIRSRTQGESENITVYLSIMAGLFSRLSKPLPEDEKLEILLHNIRPCYASTLASASAITDINTLRNHCRNYESIQARLADFREPPRRTADTLAPEFAYSGTNKNNSFNNNKNFTYRNNNNKQYNNNANANTNNNNRSYTNNFNKYNNNNNGNEKQVHALTSTPSAKPLFCPRCRNNSHNLRQCPANKDDIYCFKCGHKGVKSPDCPTCKKAKPSSSKN